One Pelagicoccus enzymogenes DNA window includes the following coding sequences:
- a CDS encoding DUF3450 family protein, with protein sequence MKHIKFAAIIGVSVSTLSAGAAPENALYEEAKATVTQWAETESLISKELNDWKADKAVLEDLARMLESEKEGLSEKIEKAKESATEADKRREEIAARKESLEEASAVVRENLESLEDGIRELIPYLPANYVDSIKPLIRQIPEKGKPSQLSLSVRLRNVVGILSQANKFDNVISLETETREFADGPSKQVNTLYFGFSIAYYSDASGEKAGYGYPTQEGWKWQEAPEYGPSILSMISMYEKGKQAEFVKLPVVIK encoded by the coding sequence ATGAAACACATTAAATTTGCAGCAATCATAGGTGTGTCGGTGAGCACTTTGTCGGCTGGAGCGGCGCCTGAGAACGCACTCTACGAAGAGGCGAAGGCTACTGTTACCCAATGGGCGGAAACGGAGAGTCTCATTTCCAAGGAGCTCAACGATTGGAAGGCGGACAAGGCCGTTCTCGAAGACCTAGCTCGCATGCTCGAGTCCGAAAAGGAAGGCCTCTCGGAGAAGATCGAAAAGGCAAAGGAGTCTGCGACTGAGGCTGACAAGCGTCGCGAAGAGATTGCAGCTCGCAAAGAGTCTCTGGAAGAGGCTTCAGCCGTTGTTCGCGAAAACCTGGAATCGTTGGAAGATGGGATTCGGGAGTTGATTCCGTATTTACCCGCCAACTACGTCGACAGCATCAAGCCTTTGATTCGCCAGATTCCGGAGAAGGGAAAACCCTCTCAGCTCTCGCTATCGGTGCGTCTCAGAAATGTCGTAGGGATTCTCAGCCAAGCGAACAAGTTCGACAACGTCATCAGCTTGGAAACGGAGACTCGCGAGTTTGCGGATGGTCCCAGCAAGCAGGTGAACACTTTGTACTTTGGTTTTTCGATTGCGTACTATTCGGACGCCAGCGGCGAGAAGGCGGGATACGGATATCCGACGCAAGAAGGTTGGAAGTGGCAAGAGGCTCCGGAGTACGGGCCCTCCATCCTCAGCATGATTTCCATGTATGAAAAGGGGAAGCAAGCAGAGTTCGTTAAGCTTCCTGTAGTAATAAAATAA